A genomic stretch from Telmatocola sphagniphila includes:
- a CDS encoding CehA/McbA family metallohydrolase domain-containing protein, with product MTELTVHLRVNDSTTEQQTPVRFSIQDEQGKFYAPHGRAEDFPMGLAEAVGGAAAIGTKKWYYIDGSCEITLPTGVPLHLQVAKGLLYEPIDRTVTLGAGQMALRLTIEKKLPARNDFFVDSRAHFLTPHDALLEAQAEGLDAIQLLIAENMVPGQDGKLYPTTMNLAAFSGQEACLERDGTSVVVNTLNSHPAVGKVALLHCHRPIFPLSFGEENDNWSICDWCDQGHRKKGVAVWVDAYHEAVPGGEALVAALLGKIDAIELTANRAAKILSMVTMLRTLNYPVALVGSRERWSNKMAANTLLTVVSRDRTFVEAIREAKTYVTNGPIMEWSVEEEWLRARAESLRPMEKLTVSNATTKLAEFKAREVSGVYCIEAEFPVSQCPSPFVILSVDGPSGEDSRNQRGAYAVTSPITIGEYDPQDPALETARKTLRKLVEGYRDWQETGARFTKSNVRDRVMGYCADALTKLDGGS from the coding sequence GTGACCGAACTGACCGTTCATTTGCGTGTCAACGATTCCACTACCGAACAGCAAACTCCGGTCCGCTTCAGCATTCAGGATGAGCAGGGAAAATTCTACGCTCCGCACGGCCGTGCAGAAGATTTTCCGATGGGACTGGCGGAAGCCGTCGGCGGTGCCGCGGCCATTGGGACCAAAAAATGGTACTACATCGATGGCTCTTGCGAGATCACATTGCCGACGGGAGTGCCATTGCACTTGCAGGTAGCCAAAGGACTGCTTTATGAGCCAATCGATAGAACGGTGACGCTCGGGGCGGGGCAGATGGCCTTGCGACTGACGATTGAGAAGAAGCTTCCAGCCAGAAACGATTTTTTCGTGGATAGCCGGGCGCATTTTCTGACGCCGCATGATGCTTTGCTGGAAGCGCAAGCAGAAGGGCTCGATGCAATCCAGCTGTTGATCGCCGAGAACATGGTTCCCGGGCAGGATGGGAAACTCTATCCCACGACCATGAACCTCGCGGCTTTCAGCGGACAGGAGGCCTGCCTGGAGCGCGATGGTACTTCCGTTGTTGTGAACACCCTCAATAGTCATCCGGCCGTCGGTAAAGTCGCTTTATTGCACTGCCATCGCCCCATTTTTCCCCTGTCATTCGGCGAAGAAAATGACAACTGGTCGATTTGCGACTGGTGCGATCAAGGCCATCGCAAAAAAGGAGTCGCCGTCTGGGTCGATGCCTATCACGAGGCGGTACCAGGAGGAGAAGCCCTCGTTGCCGCCCTACTGGGTAAGATCGATGCCATCGAATTGACGGCAAATCGAGCTGCCAAGATCCTTTCGATGGTGACGATGCTCCGGACCTTGAATTACCCGGTGGCCCTGGTCGGCTCCCGGGAACGCTGGTCGAATAAGATGGCTGCCAACACTTTGCTAACCGTAGTATCGCGTGATCGGACTTTCGTGGAGGCGATTCGAGAGGCCAAGACCTACGTCACAAACGGACCGATTATGGAATGGTCGGTCGAAGAGGAGTGGTTACGGGCCCGGGCGGAATCGCTTAGGCCTATGGAGAAGCTGACGGTTTCCAATGCAACGACCAAGTTGGCCGAGTTTAAAGCTCGCGAAGTGTCGGGAGTCTATTGCATTGAAGCCGAGTTTCCCGTTTCCCAGTGTCCTTCTCCCTTTGTGATTTTGAGTGTCGATGGGCCGTCCGGCGAGGATTCCCGAAATCAAAGAGGGGCCTATGCCGTTACCTCGCCGATAACTATCGGAGAATATGATCCTCAAGATCCGGCGCTGGAAACCGCTCGGAAAACGCTGCGGAAGCTGGTCGAAGGATATCGGGATTGGCAGGAAACGGGTGCCCGATTCACGAAATCGAATGTTCGCGATCGGGTGATGGGTTACTGTGCCGATGCTTTGACTAAACTCGATGGCGGAAGCTAA
- a CDS encoding Gfo/Idh/MocA family protein, protein MEYSPNRRHFILSAGLGTAALAMNSTPTYASKSNEIRIGVIGTANQARANWEPVAAAGGKIVTVCDVDENLAVDIRKKHPDAKFFSDYRKLLEAKGIDAVIVSTADHNHFPATYLAIQAGLHVYCEKPLTHTVGEARRIIEATRQKKVVTQMGTQIHAGKNYRRVVEILQSGAIGEINEVQTWVGTSYGKQSLKARVGNPSDKIPAGFNYDLWLGPVAERPYSSAYHPFNWRHFWAFGGGALADMACHHMDLPFWALGLKHPSTVSAKGSPVDPEICHEWCDVEYIFLRENKEPLKLTWSDGPRNQTLVKELGLQNYAGGGNLFIGKKGMLVANYGSYTLLPKEQFKDFKAPAPTIPDSIGHHKEWLEAIRKRTSTTCNFEYSGTLTEAVLLGTVAYRTGKKLEWDAKNLKATNVSEADKLIHKEYRKGWAV, encoded by the coding sequence ATGGAATACTCTCCAAATCGCCGCCATTTTATTCTGTCGGCCGGGCTCGGTACTGCCGCGCTGGCGATGAATTCGACCCCGACCTACGCCTCCAAATCCAACGAAATTCGTATCGGCGTCATTGGCACGGCCAATCAAGCTCGAGCCAACTGGGAGCCGGTGGCCGCCGCGGGAGGCAAGATCGTGACAGTTTGCGATGTGGACGAGAATCTAGCCGTTGATATTCGCAAGAAGCATCCCGACGCCAAATTCTTTTCGGACTATCGGAAACTACTCGAAGCCAAAGGCATTGATGCCGTCATCGTCAGCACGGCTGATCACAATCACTTCCCGGCAACCTACCTGGCCATTCAAGCAGGTCTCCATGTCTACTGTGAAAAGCCATTGACCCATACCGTTGGCGAGGCCCGCCGGATTATCGAGGCTACTCGGCAGAAAAAAGTCGTGACCCAGATGGGTACCCAGATCCATGCCGGGAAGAACTATCGACGAGTAGTCGAAATCCTTCAAAGTGGTGCTATTGGCGAGATCAATGAAGTGCAAACTTGGGTCGGCACCAGCTACGGCAAGCAGAGTTTGAAGGCCCGCGTCGGAAACCCTTCCGATAAAATCCCAGCCGGCTTCAATTACGATCTCTGGCTCGGGCCAGTGGCCGAACGGCCTTACTCTTCCGCGTACCATCCCTTCAACTGGCGACATTTTTGGGCTTTCGGCGGAGGCGCTTTAGCCGATATGGCTTGTCACCACATGGATCTTCCCTTCTGGGCTCTGGGCTTAAAACACCCTTCGACGGTCTCGGCCAAGGGTTCGCCCGTGGATCCAGAAATTTGCCACGAATGGTGCGATGTGGAATATATCTTCCTCCGCGAAAACAAAGAACCCTTGAAACTCACCTGGTCCGATGGTCCTCGTAATCAAACTCTAGTGAAAGAACTCGGCTTGCAGAATTACGCGGGCGGCGGCAACCTGTTTATAGGCAAAAAGGGAATGCTGGTAGCGAATTACGGCAGCTATACGCTCCTACCCAAGGAGCAGTTCAAAGACTTCAAAGCCCCAGCCCCGACCATCCCCGATTCCATCGGCCACCATAAAGAATGGCTGGAAGCAATCCGAAAGAGAACGTCCACCACCTGCAATTTCGAGTACAGCGGCACGCTGACCGAAGCCGTTCTCTTAGGCACCGTCGCCTATCGCACCGGCAAGAAACTGGAATGGGATGCCAAGAACTTGAAGGCGACCAATGTGTCCGAGGCCGATAAGCTGATCCACAAGGAATACCGCAAAGGCTGGGCGGTTTAG
- a CDS encoding holo-ACP synthase, with the protein MRIQGLSTQLIECVRIARMLSKHGEKFLQRVYSPDEIQLCQVSKHSTQMFAAYWACKEAILKMLGVEDRDRFDWREVEIVWLNGRNQAILKGSLAEKYNVRRISELWLSYSYTRNYASATVLSMQDDHS; encoded by the coding sequence ATGCGGATCCAGGGACTGAGTACACAGCTCATCGAATGCGTTCGGATTGCCCGAATGCTCTCCAAACATGGCGAAAAATTCCTTCAGCGCGTCTATTCTCCCGACGAGATCCAACTCTGCCAGGTGAGTAAGCATTCTACGCAGATGTTCGCGGCCTATTGGGCCTGCAAAGAAGCAATTTTGAAAATGCTCGGCGTGGAAGACCGGGATCGCTTCGACTGGCGCGAAGTGGAAATCGTTTGGCTCAATGGCCGGAATCAGGCCATTCTGAAAGGTTCCCTGGCAGAAAAATATAACGTACGTCGGATTTCCGAGCTGTGGCTCAGCTATTCCTACACCCGGAATTACGCCTCGGCGACTGTCCTCTCGATGCAGGACGATCATTCCTGA
- the guaB gene encoding IMP dehydrogenase, translated as MLDRIGYQGITFDDVLLEPAYSDVIPREVNVRTQLTRNIKINIPIVSSPMDTVTESELAIALAQEGGIGIIHKNLSIPLQTREVDKVKRSENGIITDPITLPPEETVKTARRIMEQQHISGVPITVNGYLKGILTRRDLRFLSDQNQRLEEVMTKTNLVTAPENTTLEAAERILTENKVEKLLLVDDEYRLKGLITIKDIDKILNFPNGSKDNRGRLRVGAAIGVQDFERADSLIQAGVDVLVVDSAHGHSRNVIETVREIKKRCRIDVIAGNVATMEGAKALLDAGADAIKVGIGPGSICTTRIVSGVGVPQLSAISQAVKGLQGAGIPIIADGGIRYSGDITKALAAGAHSVMIGGLFAGVAESPGQTILYKGRSFKVYRGMGSMGAMMAGSSDRYQQSLPKEGTAGGKLVPEGVEGRVPYKGHLAPFLFQLVGGLRAGMGYCGTRNLEELRNNARFIQVSAASVQESHPHDIAITQEAPNYSSREDANSKDGL; from the coding sequence ATGTTAGATCGAATTGGCTATCAAGGAATCACTTTCGACGATGTTCTGCTGGAACCTGCTTACTCTGACGTAATTCCCCGGGAAGTGAACGTTCGCACGCAACTCACCCGCAACATCAAAATCAATATTCCCATCGTCTCCTCGCCCATGGATACGGTGACCGAAAGCGAACTGGCCATTGCCCTGGCCCAAGAGGGGGGCATCGGCATCATTCACAAAAATCTGTCGATTCCACTACAAACCCGGGAAGTCGATAAGGTGAAGCGCTCCGAAAACGGGATTATCACCGATCCGATTACGCTGCCGCCCGAAGAAACGGTGAAGACCGCCCGCCGGATTATGGAGCAGCAGCACATCAGCGGCGTTCCTATTACCGTCAATGGTTACCTAAAAGGGATACTCACCCGGCGCGACCTGCGCTTCCTATCCGACCAGAACCAACGACTCGAAGAGGTGATGACCAAGACCAATCTGGTCACGGCCCCGGAAAATACAACGCTTGAAGCGGCTGAACGAATTTTGACGGAAAATAAAGTGGAGAAATTACTCCTGGTAGACGATGAATACAGACTGAAGGGCCTTATTACGATCAAAGATATCGATAAAATCCTCAACTTTCCTAACGGAAGTAAGGACAATCGAGGACGGCTCCGAGTGGGGGCGGCGATCGGGGTTCAGGATTTCGAGCGGGCCGATTCGCTGATCCAGGCGGGTGTGGATGTTCTGGTAGTTGATTCGGCTCACGGCCATTCGCGAAATGTGATCGAAACGGTTCGCGAAATTAAGAAGCGCTGCCGGATTGATGTGATTGCAGGCAATGTGGCGACGATGGAAGGGGCGAAAGCTCTTCTCGATGCCGGTGCCGACGCGATCAAGGTGGGGATCGGGCCGGGCTCGATCTGCACGACCCGAATTGTGTCTGGGGTGGGGGTTCCTCAACTTTCCGCGATTTCTCAGGCAGTAAAAGGCTTGCAAGGAGCGGGAATACCGATTATTGCGGACGGCGGGATCCGATACTCGGGGGATATAACCAAGGCCTTGGCGGCCGGAGCCCACAGCGTTATGATCGGCGGCTTGTTCGCGGGAGTCGCGGAAAGTCCGGGACAGACCATTCTCTATAAAGGTAGATCCTTCAAGGTCTATCGGGGTATGGGATCGATGGGAGCGATGATGGCAGGATCTTCGGATCGCTACCAGCAATCGCTTCCCAAAGAAGGGACAGCCGGCGGTAAGCTGGTGCCCGAAGGGGTGGAAGGCCGGGTGCCTTACAAGGGGCATTTGGCGCCGTTCCTGTTTCAATTGGTCGGGGGATTGCGTGCCGGCATGGGATATTGCGGCACACGCAACCTGGAAGAGCTTCGCAACAATGCGAGATTCATTCAGGTCAGCGCGGCATCGGTACAGGAGAGCCATCCGCATGATATCGCTATTACTCAAGAAGCGCCCAACTACAGCAGCCGGGAAGATGCCAATTCGAAAGATGGCCTATAG
- a CDS encoding response regulator transcription factor, whose product MRMLVIEDEPELQRVLSQALREDGYAVDQATDGEAGLLKATLTEYDGIILDLMLPKMDGWEVIQHLRRKKKTPVLVLTARDSVSDRVRGLDRGADDYLTKPFAIVELLARVRALIRRSSNQPSPTIGIGEVAIDTGAKKVSLKGIEVVLTAREYSIVELLARHRGEVVPRQRIYEHIFDENDDTLSNLVEVHVSNVRKKLGKDFIQTRRGLGYSIDG is encoded by the coding sequence ATGCGTATGCTGGTGATCGAGGATGAACCGGAGTTGCAGCGGGTACTTTCCCAGGCCTTGCGGGAGGATGGCTATGCAGTCGATCAGGCTACGGATGGCGAAGCGGGTTTGTTGAAAGCCACTTTGACCGAATACGATGGAATCATTCTGGATCTGATGCTTCCCAAGATGGATGGTTGGGAGGTGATACAACATTTGCGGCGGAAAAAGAAGACGCCCGTTCTTGTGCTGACTGCCCGGGATTCGGTGTCGGACCGCGTGCGCGGCTTGGATCGGGGGGCGGATGACTATCTGACCAAACCATTTGCGATTGTCGAATTGCTGGCCCGCGTGAGGGCCTTGATCCGTCGGTCTTCCAATCAGCCTTCGCCGACCATCGGAATTGGCGAAGTGGCGATCGATACCGGAGCGAAAAAGGTGAGTTTGAAAGGCATCGAAGTGGTGCTCACCGCTCGGGAATATTCGATTGTCGAACTGCTGGCCCGGCATCGCGGTGAAGTGGTGCCCCGTCAGCGAATCTACGAACACATTTTCGACGAAAATGACGATACGCTTTCGAATCTGGTCGAGGTGCACGTTTCGAATGTTCGGAAAAAATTAGGAAAGGATTTCATTCAAACCCGACGCGGTTTGGGGTACTCCATCGATGGTTAG
- a CDS encoding sugar phosphate isomerase/epimerase family protein, whose product MITLSAFADEISAEPEEQLAILKASGVKHIEFRSIYKTNVLSLDDPQIASFKKLLDQEGFQISAIGSPIGKIKITDPFEPHLEKFQRAIHLCSFFDTPNIRIFSYYPPDNFDGNWAPYRNEVMRRLQVKAQMAEKAGVKLLHENEHRIYGDSPERVKDLFDTVRHAHFQAVHDPANFVYGGYDPWAGWLANKPHLAHFHVKDWKKGEEHGCLAGQGDSLMEKVVAEVVAMGYSGFFTLEPHLLGGGPTGGVTGPELFPKAIEAIRSILNKLGAKHQ is encoded by the coding sequence ATGATCACACTCTCCGCGTTTGCCGATGAGATTTCCGCGGAACCGGAAGAACAACTGGCCATTCTGAAAGCTTCCGGAGTGAAGCACATCGAGTTCCGTTCGATCTACAAGACGAACGTCCTGAGCCTCGATGATCCCCAGATCGCCAGCTTCAAGAAACTGCTGGATCAGGAAGGTTTTCAAATCAGTGCCATTGGTTCGCCGATCGGGAAAATCAAAATCACCGATCCTTTCGAGCCCCATCTGGAAAAATTTCAACGGGCCATTCATCTGTGCAGTTTTTTCGACACGCCGAACATCCGAATTTTCAGCTATTATCCCCCCGATAATTTCGATGGAAATTGGGCTCCCTATCGCAATGAAGTAATGCGGCGCTTGCAAGTGAAAGCGCAGATGGCCGAGAAGGCCGGCGTGAAACTGCTGCACGAAAATGAGCACCGCATCTACGGCGATTCACCAGAACGAGTTAAAGATCTTTTTGATACGGTCCGCCATGCGCATTTTCAGGCCGTGCATGATCCGGCCAACTTCGTATATGGCGGCTACGATCCCTGGGCCGGCTGGTTGGCCAATAAGCCGCACCTGGCCCACTTTCATGTCAAAGACTGGAAAAAGGGCGAAGAACATGGCTGTCTGGCGGGGCAGGGGGACAGCCTGATGGAAAAGGTGGTTGCCGAAGTAGTGGCCATGGGGTACTCCGGCTTCTTCACGCTCGAACCGCATCTTCTCGGTGGTGGGCCCACTGGCGGAGTGACCGGGCCGGAATTGTTTCCGAAGGCGATAGAGGCTATTCGCTCGATTCTGAACAAGTTGGGAGCGAAACACCAGTGA
- a CDS encoding ATP-dependent helicase has translation MTELSANNPILADLTPEQADAVQHMEGPLLILAGAGSGKTRVITRRVAHLLQQGVKPYNVLAITFTNKAAQEMRQRIDTLLPGNRVWISTFHSFGARIMRQYAEHFDLDKNFTIYDMDDRLKVIKIAMDAVTVPGVEKFTPDRIGNAISRAKNQLLTPDAFYRQENDFLGQIASHVYAIYQKKLKEANAVDFDDLLFMPALALQTNEDFRNTLDARFKYILIDEYQDTNQAQYIMARFLSKASQNICVVGDPDQSIYKWRGSDIRNILDFERDFPKAKVITLDRNYRSTKSILHAASTLISRNKNRKKKGLITDNPEGEAVKVLTFDSGLDEADQIARQIKDKVASEKASYRDFAIFVRMNALTRTIESAFIKNGIPYQIVKGLAFFERKENKDILAYLRLLVNPQDNISFLRAVNEPARGIGKVSLEHLSGFAEQHQIGLLRAAANVEKVPNIKGKAAKGLKEFAQLMHVLREHIEDKPHEVIQLVLEQSGYRAMLKDSRDPEDEERLANVEELITAAMQFYNEDGERTITDFLEQITLASDVDGWDEKQDHVSVMTLHASKGLEFPIVYILAVEEGILPHERSLQKDEDIEEERRLAYVGMTRAMRELFLCNSKVREFRGQSLYAIPSSFLGELPEEVQRQDLSISSQRMASYSGFGTKAPFDWNKAAFTSSSAKVSPSPVQVGDTLSEELRPGTIVQHEGYGIGQILDVNGFGALRKVKIRFATQGDKTFVADKVKLKIVNKK, from the coding sequence ATGACGGAACTCTCCGCAAACAATCCGATTCTGGCGGATTTGACCCCCGAGCAGGCCGATGCGGTGCAGCATATGGAAGGCCCTTTGCTGATTCTGGCCGGGGCCGGATCGGGCAAAACGCGAGTGATTACGCGACGCGTGGCCCATCTGCTGCAACAGGGGGTTAAACCCTATAACGTTCTCGCTATTACCTTTACCAACAAAGCAGCCCAGGAGATGCGACAACGCATCGATACGCTGCTACCGGGGAATCGCGTCTGGATCAGCACCTTTCACAGCTTCGGTGCGCGGATCATGCGGCAGTATGCCGAGCATTTTGACCTGGATAAAAATTTCACCATATATGACATGGACGACCGGCTGAAGGTCATCAAGATCGCCATGGATGCGGTCACCGTGCCGGGTGTCGAGAAGTTCACTCCGGATCGTATCGGTAACGCCATCAGCCGGGCCAAAAATCAGTTGCTCACACCCGATGCTTTTTATCGGCAGGAAAATGATTTTCTGGGGCAGATTGCCTCGCACGTGTATGCGATATATCAGAAGAAATTGAAGGAAGCGAACGCCGTCGATTTCGACGATCTCTTGTTCATGCCGGCGCTGGCTTTACAGACGAACGAGGATTTTCGTAATACCCTCGATGCCCGCTTCAAGTATATTCTGATCGACGAATATCAGGATACCAACCAGGCCCAGTATATCATGGCCCGGTTCCTGTCGAAGGCCAGCCAGAATATTTGCGTGGTAGGCGACCCGGATCAGTCGATTTACAAATGGCGCGGTTCGGACATTCGCAATATTCTCGATTTCGAACGCGATTTTCCGAAAGCCAAAGTCATTACGCTCGATCGGAATTATCGCAGTACGAAGTCGATTCTGCATGCGGCCAGCACGCTGATTTCCCGCAACAAAAATCGCAAAAAGAAGGGACTGATTACCGATAATCCGGAAGGGGAAGCGGTGAAGGTGTTGACCTTCGATAGCGGCCTGGATGAAGCCGATCAGATTGCTCGTCAGATTAAGGATAAGGTGGCTTCGGAAAAAGCTTCCTATCGGGATTTTGCGATTTTCGTTCGCATGAACGCTCTGACGCGAACGATCGAGTCGGCCTTCATAAAAAATGGCATTCCCTATCAGATTGTCAAAGGTCTCGCCTTCTTCGAACGCAAAGAAAATAAAGACATCCTGGCTTACCTGCGGTTGCTTGTGAATCCGCAGGACAACATCTCGTTTTTGCGGGCAGTCAACGAGCCGGCCCGAGGCATCGGCAAAGTCTCTCTGGAACACTTGTCGGGATTCGCCGAACAGCATCAGATAGGCCTCTTGAGAGCGGCCGCCAATGTGGAGAAAGTGCCCAATATCAAGGGCAAAGCGGCCAAGGGTCTAAAAGAATTCGCCCAGCTCATGCACGTTTTGCGCGAACACATCGAAGACAAACCGCACGAGGTGATTCAGTTAGTTCTGGAACAATCGGGTTATCGGGCAATGTTGAAAGACAGCCGGGACCCGGAAGATGAAGAACGGCTGGCGAACGTCGAGGAACTCATTACCGCCGCCATGCAGTTTTACAACGAGGACGGCGAACGAACGATCACCGATTTTCTCGAACAGATCACGCTTGCATCGGACGTCGATGGCTGGGATGAAAAGCAGGATCATGTTTCGGTGATGACTCTGCATGCCTCCAAGGGACTGGAATTCCCCATTGTTTACATCCTGGCGGTGGAGGAAGGCATTCTGCCGCACGAACGAAGCTTGCAGAAAGACGAAGATATCGAGGAAGAACGGCGGCTCGCCTATGTGGGTATGACTCGGGCGATGCGGGAATTGTTTTTGTGCAATTCCAAAGTCCGGGAGTTTCGCGGCCAGTCGCTGTATGCCATTCCCTCCTCGTTTCTTGGCGAATTGCCGGAGGAAGTGCAGAGACAGGATCTTTCAATCAGCTCGCAGCGGATGGCCAGCTATTCCGGCTTTGGCACCAAGGCTCCCTTCGATTGGAATAAAGCGGCTTTCACTTCGTCGTCCGCCAAAGTCAGCCCTTCCCCGGTGCAGGTGGGGGATACGCTATCCGAGGAACTTCGGCCGGGTACGATTGTCCAACACGAAGGGTATGGCATCGGTCAGATTCTGGATGTGAATGGATTTGGGGCCTTACGTAAGGTGAAAATCCGTTTTGCCACGCAGGGAGATAAGACTTTCGTGGCGGATAAAGTGAAGCTGAAAATTGTGAATAAGAAGTAA
- a CDS encoding sensor histidine kinase yields MVRSLRWRLQFWYACVLITVVAGYGLFLYFQVRDARRKEIDKELISAANYLDTSLRNFEPIPKDGMIRKKDGPPPKKDNPPPPVDRLASPNERTLRELTPPGWPESGGRKGELYYVIWRHDKSVIKAVDIPPDLEPPVSDRDFGIDALISNRREFREAIRMGPRRAIIVVGLSTVHLHDEMNRFAGVLAISGLALLLLGLLGGWVFSARMIRPVRKISETASRISAVNLSERIDTSRIDKELADLAVVLNDAFDRLETSFAQQARFTADASHELRTPLAIIKSHVELALSRPRSPEEYTSTLEATGKAADRMYSIVEGLLTLARADSGRLDLIREQVNFTGIVEECLLLLTPLAEKSDVRLRSELIFAQVMADTGALAQVVRNLLNNAIQYNRPGGEAFVRLSREVDSIVLAIRNNGPGIPEADQSHIFERFYRVDKARARTSGGNGLGLAICKSIVEAMGGQIQFTSSADETTFTVKLPELKTGIEGDV; encoded by the coding sequence ATGGTTAGATCGCTGCGTTGGCGGCTGCAATTCTGGTACGCGTGCGTCCTGATCACCGTGGTGGCCGGGTATGGGCTCTTTCTTTACTTTCAGGTGCGCGATGCCCGACGAAAAGAGATCGATAAAGAGCTGATCTCCGCCGCAAATTATCTGGATACATCGCTGCGCAATTTCGAACCCATTCCTAAAGATGGGATGATCCGCAAGAAGGATGGGCCGCCGCCGAAAAAAGACAATCCTCCTCCACCCGTCGATCGACTCGCCAGTCCGAATGAACGGACACTTCGAGAATTAACTCCTCCCGGATGGCCCGAATCGGGAGGGCGTAAGGGGGAGCTTTATTATGTCATCTGGCGACACGATAAATCAGTCATTAAAGCGGTCGATATCCCGCCCGATCTGGAACCTCCCGTTTCTGACCGGGATTTCGGCATTGATGCGTTGATTTCCAATCGTCGCGAGTTTCGCGAAGCCATTCGCATGGGGCCGCGCAGAGCGATTATTGTGGTCGGATTGTCGACCGTTCATCTTCACGATGAGATGAATCGCTTTGCGGGCGTTCTGGCGATTTCCGGGTTGGCGTTACTCCTTTTAGGATTGCTGGGCGGCTGGGTCTTTTCGGCCCGGATGATCCGGCCGGTCCGCAAAATTTCTGAAACCGCTTCGCGAATCTCGGCCGTTAATCTGTCGGAGCGGATTGATACTTCCCGGATCGACAAGGAGTTGGCCGATCTGGCGGTTGTGCTGAATGACGCCTTTGATCGACTGGAAACGAGTTTTGCCCAGCAGGCTCGCTTCACCGCCGACGCTTCGCACGAATTGCGAACGCCTCTGGCAATTATCAAATCGCATGTGGAACTGGCGCTCTCCCGGCCGCGATCCCCCGAAGAGTATACGAGTACTTTGGAAGCGACCGGTAAAGCGGCCGATCGCATGTATTCGATAGTCGAAGGGCTCCTGACATTAGCACGGGCCGATTCCGGACGGCTCGATCTCATTCGCGAGCAAGTAAATTTCACGGGAATCGTGGAAGAATGCCTATTGCTGCTGACGCCGTTGGCCGAAAAAAGTGACGTCCGGCTTCGCAGCGAACTGATTTTCGCTCAAGTGATGGCGGATACCGGGGCCCTGGCTCAGGTGGTTCGCAATCTGCTGAATAACGCAATCCAATACAACCGGCCCGGCGGCGAAGCGTTCGTCCGTCTGAGTCGGGAAGTAGACTCGATCGTATTGGCAATTCGCAACAATGGGCCCGGAATTCCCGAGGCCGATCAGTCTCATATTTTTGAACGTTTCTACCGGGTCGATAAAGCCCGGGCTCGCACTTCCGGTGGTAATGGCTTAGGGCTGGCGATCTGTAAGAGTATTGTGGAAGCGATGGGTGGGCAAATTCAATTTACTTCGAGTGCGGATGAGACCACTTTTACGGTGAAACTACCGGAGTTGAAGACGGGTATTGAGGGCGACGTCTAG